CGGCTTGAAGCTGGCGGCTGTGACGGTATCACACTACCTTGCCGCGGTTCGGACTGGAACTTGGAGAATGTCCTGTCTTTTCGCCTCGTGCGGACTACCGGCCAAAGACGATCACGTTGTCTTCGTGCAGGCCGCACAAATACACACGTGACCCGTCAGGCGTGGCCGCCATGTAGCACGCCCCGCTGAAGTAGCCGGTTGACCAGACGACTTCTCTCGTTTCAGTCGAGATGACGCCGATCTTCCCGCTGTCGTGCGCAGCATAGTATATGTAGTTGCCACCGGGAAGCGTCATTACGACACACGGGCGACCGTTGATCGGGATAGAAGCGACGACCGAGTCACTCCTAGTGCTAACGATGTCGACGTAGTCCTGCGTCCCGCCGTAGCACGCAACGTAGAAGTAGGCTCCGTCCGGAGTCATGCAGATTCCCTCCGGCCCGTCATGGACTGTGACATACCCGATGACCGTGTTGTCGGAGGTCCGGATCTTCGCCAGCCGGTCCGAACCCGAACAGCTCACATAGATGTGAGTCTCTTCCTTGTTCAGGGCAAGGCACCACGGCGCGGCGGCTACCGGCACCGTGGCGACGACCTCGTTGTCGTCGGTGCGGATGACCGATACAACGTTACCGGCATGATTGGACACATACACGTACTCGCTGTTGGACAGGGCTTCGCAGTGGACCGGGTCCTCGGATACCGGAATGGTAGCGACGACTGTGTTGTCGGACAGCCTGATAACGCTGACATTGCGGTCACTGATGTTCGGTACGTAGGCGTACTCGCCGTTCGGGAGAATACAGACATCGTAGGCTCCGCCGCCGACCGTGACCGAGCCGACGAGGGAGTTGTCGGAAGTCCGGTAGACCTTGACGAGCCTTTGCCCGCGACAGGCAACGTACAGGTACCGGCCGTCCGGCGTCACGTCGATGCCGACCGGGCCGGATCCTGACCCGGTGCTGATGGTAGCGATGACCGA
This portion of the candidate division WOR-3 bacterium genome encodes:
- a CDS encoding YncE family protein — translated: MLERLSLIAVLCSAVLVSGCGIAPPETPDAPSGPRAGDVGESYAFTAKTYDRQNLPLRYQFDWGVRGQMEWSGYAPSGMPVTLSHAWRAAGVYQVRVRAENVLGRQSEWSPYHLILIGSRQSGYPDSVIATISTGSGSGPVGIDVTPDGRYLYVACRGQRLVKVYRTSDNSLVGSVTVGGGAYDVCILPNGEYAYVPNISDRNVSVIRLSDNTVVATIPVSEDPVHCEALSNSEYVYVSNHAGNVVSVIRTDDNEVVATVPVAAAPWCLALNKEETHIYVSCSGSDRLAKIRTSDNTVIGYVTVHDGPEGICMTPDGAYFYVACYGGTQDYVDIVSTRSDSVVASIPINGRPCVVMTLPGGNYIYYAAHDSGKIGVISTETREVVWSTGYFSGACYMAATPDGSRVYLCGLHEDNVIVFGR